One genomic segment of Gossypium arboreum isolate Shixiya-1 chromosome 3, ASM2569848v2, whole genome shotgun sequence includes these proteins:
- the LOC128290544 gene encoding uncharacterized protein LOC128290544 gives MYIEDKKQEFLTFQQGDISVIDYKRESSRLSRYASEFILTEADSCKRFLQDLIERAKMVEQVLGSYKKTESVRPAGKCTRTTSLNPQPKRPKESQGGWIFSFKSNKCGRNSGKQTTVSTSSVRDHFIRDYPKTDSVVPVTSQRSVSTARGRGSGEVVRFLEEEVLGEAVTLLPSNLRPEYQPELIWSELVKKAMLMMWYQDFDIILGMDWLSEHGVILDCLPPDREVEFAIEVYPGTAPISIPPYRMSPTELKELKIQLQDLLDRGFVRPSLSPWGAPIALPMTKLLQKNVPFVWDDQCQESFEKLKQMLIEAPVLTLPESGKDFVVYSDASLSGLGCILIISDDGTLLAELRVKPVMFDQIRSAQLKDDKLLKKREMRYRSDPSHIISTEEIEIRPDLSYEEEPVQILAREVKVLKNKRVSLVKVLEIIKWKKQLGNQKK, from the exons ATGTATATCGAAGACAAGAAGCAAGAGTTTTTGACGTTTCAACAGGGTGACATATCAGTAATAGATTATAAGAGGGAATCCTCGAGACTCAGCAGATACGCCTCAGAGTTTATTCTAACTGAAGCTGACAGTTGTAAGAGATTTTTGCAGG ACTTGATTGAGCGAGCTAAAATGGTAGAACAAGTGTTGGGCTCCTATAAAAAGACTGAAAGTGTTCGACCAGCTGGGAAGTGTACGAGAACTACTAGTTTGAATCCTCAGCCGAAAAGACCAAAAGAATCTCAGGGTGGTTGGATATTTAgttttaaatcaaataaatgcGGTAGAAATAGTGGGAAACAAACAACAGTATCTACTAGCAGTGTGAGAG ATCATTTCATTAGAGACTACCCAAAAACTGATAGTGTTGTACCAGTAACATCACAGAGATCAGTATCTACAGCTAGAGGCAGGGGATCTGGTGAGGTAGTTCGGTTTCTAGAGGAGGAGGTGTTAGGAGAAGCAGTGACATTGTTACCCAGCAATCTGAGGCCAGAGTACCAGCCAGAGCTTATATGGTCAGAACTCGTGAAGAAGGCGATGCTCATGATGTGGTATCAG GATTTTGATATAatactgggaatggattggttatctgaacatggagtgattttggACT gtttacctcCAGATAGGGAAGTCGAGTTTGCTATTGAGGTTTATCCAGGCACAGCTCCAATATCTATACCTCCATATCGAATGTCACCTACAGAGTTGAAAGAGCTGAAGatacagttgcaagacttattaGACCGTGGTTTTGTTCGACCGAGCTTATCACCTTGGGGAGCTccg ATAGCTTTGCCGATGACCAAGCTGTTACAAAAGAATGTACCATTTGTGTGGGATGATCAGTGCCaagaaagttttgaaaagttgaagcaaATGTTAATAGAGGCACCAGTTCTGACATTACCAGAGTCGGGGAAagattttgtagtgtatagtgatgcttctttaagtggtttgggttgtatACTGAT TATCAGTGATGATGGGACTCTTTTGGCTGAATTAAGAGTGAAGCCAGTAATGTTTGATCAAATCAGATCAGCACAGTTGAAAGACGATAAGTTGTTGAAAAAGAGAGAGATG AGATATAGGTCGGACCCTTCACATATCATTTCCACTGAAgaaattgaaattcgaccggatcTATCTTATGAAGAAGAGCCAGTGCAAATTTTAGCTAGAGAAGTAAAGGTGTTGAAAAACAAACGGGtttctttagtaaaagtgttagaaATCATAAAATggaagaagcaacttgggaacCAGAAGAAATGA